Part of the Raphanus sativus cultivar WK10039 unplaced genomic scaffold, ASM80110v3 Scaffold4488, whole genome shotgun sequence genome is shown below.
ACAGTGATAGGAGAAGCTGTCGTGGCAGAACACAGGAACAAAAAGACTTGTTAAAAGTCTTGTGTCATAACATACATCAGTCAACGTCCTTCAAGTCTTCAACCCAATCAACACGGCTCACGCCACTGTAACAGTTTCCACACAAATGTCCCCCacactcttctttttttcttctcatcgACTTTTCTCAGTGTTCTGTTATCTTTTCATCAACCTTTTTCTATCTTTTGCCTGAAAAAGAATAGGATCACTGGCGTcaaaaaaaagatgaagaagatacaAGTTCCTCCAGAAACAGGCAAGTCCATGTtctgtctcttcttcttcatcttcctgtCTTGTTTCCATGTCTGTTTCCCTCAGCTTTCTTCAACCCAGACAAACACAATGATCGAACTCTCTAGATTCCTTAATATCTTAGAGTGGAATCTTCCTGGTTCTGAGAGGAATCCATGTTTATGGGAAGGTGTTGTTTGCAGCCGACCAGACAGTAGCTCTGTGATAAGCTTGTCTCTCTCTGGCTTCGTTCTCTCCAATTCTTCGTTTCTACCACTCGTTTGCCAAATCCAGACGCTGGAGTCTCTTGATGTCTCTAACAACAGCTTGAGCTCAATCCCAGATGGATTCATAACAAACTGCGGAACACTAGTTGGGTTGAAGCAGGTGAACTTAAGCAGGAACcaagtttcttctcttcttgGTTTCCGCAACTTCTCCAAGTTAGAGGTTCTTGATATCTCTCACAATAGGTTGAGTGGGAACATTGGAGACTATGGTTTCGACGCTTTGGTTCAGTTGAAAAACCTGTCTCTCAACTTCAACAAGATAGCTGGTTCAGTTCCGACCAATTTGGCCAAAAGTCTGGTGAATCTGGAGGTTTCAGATAATTTATTGAGCGGTAGTATCCCTGAGGGCATCGAAGATTATCAAGAGCTGAGGCTGATTGATCTCAGTGATAATCAGCTTAGTGGGTCACTCCCTGGCTCGTTGGGGAACCTCTCCAAGTTAGAAACTCTGCTTCTTTCCAACAACAATCTCAATGGAGCAATCCCAGAATCACTTTCAAGAATCCAAACCTTGAGCAGATTCGCAGCGAACCGTAACGGATTCACCGGAGCAATTCCATCAGGGATCACAAAACACCTCGAGAACTTAGACCTCAGCTTCAACCTTCTAAACGGGTCCATTCCAGATGATCTTTTGTCGCAGCCTAAACTTGTCTCGGTGGATCTGTCATATAATGAGTTTGTTGGATTGTTACCGCAAAGCATTTCACATAGCCTAGTTAGGCTGAGGCTAGGAAGCAATATGCTAACAGGGTCAGTGCCTTCAGCTGCATTTGAATCTCTTCAGAACCTAACTTATCTGGAGATGGAGAACAACAGATTATCAGGCCACATACCTCCTGCATTTGGAAACCTTTCGAGTTTGAATCTCCTCAACTTGGAAATGAACCAGTTCACCGGGACCTTACCTCCTTCGCTTGGAAACATCGCCTCGCTTCAAGGCTTGAAACTGCAGCAGAACAAGCTTACCGGAGAAATCCCAGAGGAGATGggatttttatttaatctctTGATTCTTGACTTGAGCTGGAATTCTCTGAATGGATCTATACCGTCTTCTCTTTCGAACCTAACGGAGCTTACCAACATGAAGTTACAAGGCAATAATCTAAGTGGTACTATACCTGACAGCATTGGAGATCTGAGTAGTCTCTTAGAACTCCAGCTTGGTCAAAACCAGCTTAGAGGGAGGATTCCAATAATGCCACCGAAGCTGCAGATTTCATTAAATCTCAGCGCTAACATGTTCCAAGGACCTATCCCTTCTACCAGTTTTTCTAAACTTGACCGCTTGGAAGTTCTTGATCTTTCAAATAACAAATTCTCAGGGGAGATCCCTGAAGATCTGACCAATTTAATATCCCTCAGACAGCTGATACTATCCAACAACCAGCTTACTGGAAACACTCCCAAGTTCACTCATAATGTTTCAATCGACGTCAGCGGAAACCCCGGGATCACGGTTGAGGATAGAGTTGTTATCCCAAGCAAGCCATCAGGGAAGAATAGCAAACTAGTTCTGAACGTAACCTTTGTTGCCATTGGAGTAACTGCTCTTGTGGCAGTGATCATAACTGTCATCATCCTGAAACTTTATAGGCGCTCCAATGGGGTTAACAACATGCATGTCGACCCTGACGAGGAAGAAGGATCAACTGTTCTTCCCGAGATCATTCATGGAAAGCTTCTCACTTCAAACTCTACACACAGATCAAACATCAACTTCGCCAAAGCTGTGGAAGCCGTTGCTAATCCAGAGAATGCTCTGTCCAAGACAATGTTCTGGAGTTACTACAGAGTAGTCATGCCCTCTGGTTCAAGTTACTTCATCAAAAAGCTCAACACAAGAGACAGGGTTTTCCAGCAAGCCAGCAGTGAGCAACTAGAGCTAGACCTAGAGATGCTGGGCAAGCTGCATCACCCAAACGTAATGGTTCCACTAGCTTATGTGCTCTATTCACAAGGAGTCTTGCTCTTCTACGAATTTGCTCACACTCACACCCTTTACGACGTTCTGCACAACCATCCCAGCGATGTGGTTGATTGGACGAGCAGGTACAGTATTGCAGTCGGCATAGCTCAGGGAATCTGCTACTTGCATGGATCCAAATCCAACACTCGTGATCCAATCCTTGTACCAGATCTCTCTAGTAAAAAAATAATGCTTAAGTCGCTCACTGAGCCACTAGTAGCAGACATTGAACTGTTCAAGGTGATCGATCCTTCCAGAAGCAACAGCAGCCTCTCGGCAGTTGCAGGCACCATCGGCTACATTCCACCAGGTGAGCCATATAATACAAAACCCTTGTTTAGCTTTGTCTGAGCTCTCTTAATCTTTTAACTGTTGATCTCCTTCATCAGA
Proteins encoded:
- the LOC130507418 gene encoding LRR receptor-like serine/threonine-protein kinase GSO2, producing the protein MKKIQVPPETGKSMFCLFFFIFLSCFHVCFPQLSSTQTNTMIELSRFLNILEWNLPGSERNPCLWEGVVCSRPDSSSVISLSLSGFVLSNSSFLPLVCQIQTLESLDVSNNSLSSIPDGFITNCGTLVGLKQVNLSRNQVSSLLGFRNFSKLEVLDISHNRLSGNIGDYGFDALVQLKNLSLNFNKIAGSVPTNLAKSLVNLEVSDNLLSGSIPEGIEDYQELRLIDLSDNQLSGSLPGSLGNLSKLETLLLSNNNLNGAIPESLSRIQTLSRFAANRNGFTGAIPSGITKHLENLDLSFNLLNGSIPDDLLSQPKLVSVDLSYNEFVGLLPQSISHSLVRLRLGSNMLTGSVPSAAFESLQNLTYLEMENNRLSGHIPPAFGNLSSLNLLNLEMNQFTGTLPPSLGNIASLQGLKLQQNKLTGEIPEEMGFLFNLLILDLSWNSLNGSIPSSLSNLTELTNMKLQGNNLSGTIPDSIGDLSSLLELQLGQNQLRGRIPIMPPKLQISLNLSANMFQGPIPSTSFSKLDRLEVLDLSNNKFSGEIPEDLTNLISLRQLILSNNQLTGNTPKFTHNVSIDVSGNPGITVEDRVVIPSKPSGKNSKLVLNVTFVAIGVTALVAVIITVIILKLYRRSNGVNNMHVDPDEEEGSTVLPEIIHGKLLTSNSTHRSNINFAKAVEAVANPENALSKTMFWSYYRVVMPSGSSYFIKKLNTRDRVFQQASSEQLELDLEMLGKLHHPNVMVPLAYVLYSQGVLLFYEFAHTHTLYDVLHNHPSDVVDWTSRYSIAVGIAQGICYLHGSKSNTRDPILVPDLSSKKIMLKSLTEPLVADIELFKVIDPSRSNSSLSAVAGTIGYIPPEYAYTMRVTMAGNVYSFGVILLELITGKPAVSEGRELAKWVQSQQEERNNILDQRVSKTSGVATKQMIRALSIALACINISPGARPKMKTVLRMLTRL